One genomic segment of Centropristis striata isolate RG_2023a ecotype Rhode Island chromosome 13, C.striata_1.0, whole genome shotgun sequence includes these proteins:
- the tlk2 gene encoding serine/threonine-protein kinase tousled-like 2 yields MMEELHSLDPRRQELLEARFTGVGVAKGSGQNLNESSNQSLCSVGSLSDKELETPEKKANDQRVRKRKADHFDSSQGKAGARGHKISDYFEFAGGSGPGTSPARGIPPVVRSSPQHSLSNPPVTVQQGSPSSVGSANTEHSTCSLKPVSLHMLHKATQSDLTIEKLTAMENNKNSDLEKKEGRIDDLLRANCDLRRQIDEQQRMLERYKERLNKCVTMSKKLLIEKSKQEKMACRDKSMQDRLRLGHFTTVRHGASFTEQWTDGYAFQNLIKQQERINSQREDIERQRKLLAKRKPPSMAQTPPPSLEQNKRKSKTNGTESETLSQAEYHEQEEIFKLRLGHLKKEEAEIQAELERLERVRNLHIRELKRIHNEDNSQFKDHPTLNDRYLLLHLLGRGGFSEVYKAFDLTEQRYAAVKIHQLNKNWRDEKKENYHKHACREYRIHKELDHPRIVKLYDYFSLDTDSFCTVLEYCEGNDLDFYLKQHKLMSEKEGRSIIMQIVNALKYLNEIRPPIIHYDLKPGNILLVNGTACGEIKITDFGLSKIMDDDSYNSVDGMELTSQGAGTYWYLPPECFVVGKEPPKISNKVDVWSVGVIFYQCLYGRKPFGHNQSQQDILQENTILKATDVQFPPKPVVTPEAKAFIRRCLVYRKEDRIDVHQLASDPFLLPHIRKSVASSGTSGMAVASTSSSSNSSASN; encoded by the exons ATGATGGAAGAACTGCATAGCCTGGACCCCCGACGGCAGGAGCTGTTGGAGGCTCGCTTCACCGGGGTTGGCGTGGCTAAG GGCTCGGGTCAGAACCTAAATGAGTCATCCAATCAGAGTCTATGCAGTGTGGGCTCGCTCAGCGACAAAGAGCTAGAG ACTCCTGAGAAAAAAGCAAATGACCAGAGAGTGAGAAAACGGAAAGCCGACCATTTTGACAGCAGCCAAG GTAAAGCAGGTGCAAGGGGACATAAAATTAGTGATTATTTTGAG TTTGCGGGAGGTAGCGGTCCTGGTACCAGCCCTGCCAGGGGAATTCCACCAGTGGTCCGCTCTTCCCCACAACACTCCCTCTCCAACCCCCCTGTCACG GTGCAGCAGGGAAGTCCTTCCTCCGTAGGCTCGGCCAACACAGAGCACTCGACATGTTCACTGAAGCCTGTTTCTCTTCACATGCTCCACAAAGCCACACAG TCTGACCTTACTATAGAGAAACTAACAGCAATGGAGAACAACAAGAACTCTGACCTGGAGAAGAAGGAGGGCCGAATAGACGATTTGCTGCGG GCAAACTGCGATCTGAGGAGACAGATTGATGAACAGCAGAGGATGCTTGAACGATACAAAGAACGCCTAAATAAGTGTGTCACCATGTCCAAGAAGCTGCTGATTGAAAAA TCCAAACAGGAGAAGATGGCGTGCCGGGACAAAAGCATGCAGGACCGGCTTCGACTGGGTCACTTCACCACGGTGCGACATGGAGCTTCTTTCACTGAGCAGTGGACCGATGGATATGCCTTCCAAAACCTTATCAA ACAACAAGAGCGAATCAATTCCCAGCGAGAGGACATTGAAAGACAGAGGAAGCTGCTGGCCAAACGCAAGCCGCCCTCCATGGCTCAGACTCCACCTCCGAGCCTGGAGCAAAACAAACGCAAAAGCAAAACCAATGGAACGGAAAGTGAAAC GTTATCGCAGGCAGAGTACCACGAGCAAGAGGAAATCTTTAAGCTAAGACTAGGCCATCTTAAGAAG GAGGAAGCAGAGATCCAGGCTGAGCTGGAGAGGTTGGAGCGAGTGCGAAACCTGCACATTCGCGAGCTGAAAAGGATCCACAATGAGGATAATTCTCA ATTCAAAGATCACCCCACGCTAAATGACAGATACTTGCTGCTCCATTTACTTGGACGGGGAGGTTTCAGTGAAGTTTACAAG GCCTTTGACTTAACAGAGCAAAGGTATGCTGCGGTCAAAATCCACCAGTTAAACAAGAACTGGAGGGacgagaaaaaggaaaattatcaCAA ACACGCGTGCAGAGAATATAGAATCCATAAAGAGCTGGACCACCCACGAATAGTTAAACTCTACGACTACTTTTCGCTTGACACTGACTC GTTCTGCACAGTCTTGGAGTACTGCGAGGGCAACGACTTGGACTTCTACCTGAAGCAGCACAAGCTCATGTCAGAGAAGGAGGGCCGCTCCATCATCATGCAGATTGTTAACGCCCTGAAGTACCTCAATGAGATCAGACCGCCCATTATCCACTACGACCTTAAACCTG GTAACATTCTTCTGGTGAACGGCACCGCCTGCGGGGAGATCAAGATCACAGACTTCGGCCTGTCGAAGATTATGGATGATGACAGCTACAACTCAGTGGACGGGATGGAGCTGACGTCGCAGGGAGCAGGGACATACTG gtaccTGCCCCCAGAGTGCTTCGTGGTTGGGAAGGAACCACCCAAAATCTCCAACAAGGTGGACGTGTGGTCCGTGGGAGTCATTTTCTACCAGTGTTTGTACGGTCGCAAG CCCTTTGGCCACAACCAGTCCCAGCAGGACATCCTGCAGGAGAACACCATACTGAAGGCAACAGATGTGCAGTTTCCCCCTAAACCAGTAGTCACACCTGAAGCTAAG GCCTTTATAAGGCGCTGTCTAGTCTACCGTAAGGAGGACCGCATCGACGTGCACCAGCTGGCCAGTGACCCCTTCCTCCTGCCCCACATCCGCAAGTCGGTGGCCTCCTCGGGCACCTCGGGCATGGCCGTGGCCTCCACATCCAGCTCCTCCAACAGCAGCGCCTCAAACTGA
- the mettl2a gene encoding tRNA N(3)-methylcytidine methyltransferase METTL2, translating to MAVPHAVVGVEAGNSETGLLLPDPTTGDVKRPQFGTRFLTDPRQVFQHNAWDNVEWTEEQEASAKKKVSENNQPLPTEKQEEYDNRANEFWNDFYTIHENRFFKDRHWLFTEFPELAPQCSQNHESRLEVKEDGQQDGPDQEEMKEAAAVCHTEGNIPGSSASYRILEVGCGVGNTVFPILKTNNDPGLFVYCCDFSSTAVELVKTNPEYDPERCFAFVHDLSDVEANYPVPDGTLDVIVLIFVLSALHPNKMQASISRLARLLKPGGVMLLRDYGRYDMAQLRFKKGRCLSENFYVRGDGTRVYFFTQDELHEMFAEAGLEKVQNLVDRRLQVNRGKQLTMYRVWIQCKYRKAPAQTQG from the exons ATGGCGGTGCCCCATGCCGTGGTCGGTGTGGAGGCAGGCAACAGTGAAACCGGACTGCTGCTGCCAGATCCAACCACCGGCGACGTGAAGAGACCTCAGTTCGGGACCCGTTTCCTCACAGACCCGCGGCAGGTCTTCCAGCACAACGCATG GGACAATGTGGAGTGGACTGAGGAACAAGAAGCATCTGCTAAGAAGAAAGTCTCAGAAAACAATCAGCCACTACCGACTGAGAAACAAg AGGAATACGACAACCGGGCAAATGAGTTCTGGAACGACTTTTACACCATCCACGAGAACCGTTTCTTCAAAGACCGTCACTGGCTCTTCACAGAGTTCCCAGAATTGGCCCCACAGTGCAGCCAAAACCATGAGTCCCGTCTCGAGGTCAAAGAGGACGGTCAGCAGGACGGTCCGGATCAAGAAGAAATGAAGGAGgctgcagctgtgtgtcacaCTGAAGGGAACATCCCTGGCTCCTCAGCTTCATATCGCATCCTGGAG GTTGGCTGCGGTGTAGGCAATACAGTTTTCCCAATACTGAAGACCAACAA TGACCCGGGACTCTTTGTTTACTGCTGTGATTTCTCCAGCACTGCTGTGGAGTTAGTCAAG ACTAATCCGGAGTACGACCCTGAGCGCTGCTTTGCCTTTGTTCACGACTTGAGTGATGTGGAAGCCAATTACCCCGTCCCCGATGGAACCCTTGATGTTATAGTACTAATCTTTGTGTTATCAGCGTTGCATCCCAACAA GATGCAGGCATCCATCAGCAGATTAGCGCGGCTGCTGAAGCCCGGGGGAGTGATGCTGCTCAGAGACTACGGACGCTACGACATGGCACAGCTTCGCTTCAAGAAAG GAAGGTGTCTGTCAGAAAACTTTTATGTCCGAGGTGATGGAACAAGAGTGTACTTCTTTACTCAAG ACGAGCTCCATGAGATGTTCGCTGAGGCCGGCCTTGAGAAGGTGCAGAACCTCGTGGACAGACGGCTCCAGGTGAACAGAGGCAAACAGCTCACCATGTACAGGGTGTGGATTCAGTGCAAGTACCGCAAGGCTCCAGCTCAGACCCAGGGCTGA